The genome window ATGGTGTCCTGAGTGTATGGTGACCTGTTTTCCTTTAGGCTAGTGTGCATGAGAACAGCAGTCTTTTGATCCATTTAGGATAAAATGTTTGTTGTacaaaagatttgtgtactgaAAGTATTTGTGAATGTTTAAGTCACCTGAAAAGAATTTCGGCACGCAGATAGTTCCCAATACCATTAAAGTACTTCTGATTCAGGAGAGTTTCACAGATGGGCCTGTCAAATGCTCGGTCTGAAAGATGCGTCAAGACATTCTCCCTATAGCAAAGAAAATAGGTCTACATGAAGGACTTACAGGAACAAAATATGGTGTAAAAACATACTTGTCTGTCAGTTACAAATAGTTGCCCACTACATCCTACCTGAAGGTCTCATACTCAAACATTATACAAGGCCCTCTGTCAGGTTGCCAGGTCCCATTCGGTTGCCAACCACCAAACCTGCGTGCATCCACAAAGCTGAGCACCCTGCTGGGCTTCTCATTGGAATAGAACTGCAGATGAGCATGCTTGGGGAGCTCATCCTCTGGGGTGAAACGGAAGAAGCCTGACATCCCAAAGTGGAAGATGATGTCCATAGGCTGGTCAGAGTGCCCAGCCTTGACACTCTGTTTGACGTCATCACTCTTGATGGGAGTGAGAGTGAGCCTCACTTCCTTCCCTCTGGACTGGGCTGTGATGCGGTAGGCTTCAGAGGTGAATGGTACATCAGGACGCTTGCTGACCTGTGACTTCTTCACTGATCCAGTGAaaaccacaccctcacacatcctGTTAACAAAAAGACTGGCCAAGTGAAGCTCTGGTCCCTCTGGCATTTTAGAGCTGTTGAAACAGGATACAGCTGAAAATATATTGATAATAATTGggtaaattaaaaaatatatacagtactgtgcaagtCTTAGGCACCCATATATACATGAATATCGTCTTAAATATTGTACAGTAGCCTATTGTATATGTTATCCAAACAGAATAATACAAATCATGCTGCAGTATAAAAGTTAAATAATGCTGCAGTATAAAAGTTAAATAATGTGTTTAACAGCCAGTCAACCGCTCTCTCGTTTGAAAGTTAGGAATCTTTCTGTCTATTGTCCACTCTAAGTAGAGATCCATTATCAATTAAGTTCATAATTTCACAAACAAAAACGCAGGAACCTGCATAATTGCTACGTGACAGCCAGGTATCGTCTTGCAAtgaaagaaaaactgtaagtcAGCGACAGAGCATAGGCTCACTGCTAGGTATCATGTGATCTTGCGGTAAAAAATCTTCAATTTTTTAAGGTGTTCATATCGCTAAATCTCAGGATGTTATCACGAGCTATTGAGTTGAGTATCTGCACATGGGTGACTGTTACCAAACAAGTTGTGCAACTTATGCTGTGTGGCCACTGACTAGAAATCGACATCGGGATAGTAAACAGACTTAATTCAGTATTGCTCAGGAGTTTAATTGATGGTGTTTTCAGTAAGCATGTTTTTTTCTAGCATCTAGCTAGCTGCCAATAATTGCCTTACTCACCAGCAAAGATAAATTTCGGCCTACAGCAGCTCACGTCAACAAAACAATGCTGTGTGCGGCAAGCAGCAGGAAGCTGAGAAAGGCCCAGAGGATGATGGGACTTGTAGTGCAATTCAAGCTGTACAAGTTCATTAgtattaaaatattttttatttttctctacATACAATCAACATTTGATCAACATGATCAAAAAGGCACGCAAAACTAAAATGTTAATGAAATATATTGACATGAATAAGGTTATTTACAGATTTTGATAATTTGGTCATATCTTTCTTGATTTTGTATATTACATATTACAGGTAATACGGGTGAATCAATTACTAACAATAAGTAAGAAGGATCACATACCTAAAATGAGCTCTGACACTTTAGAAAAGGACAGCTTTCATCAATAAATGAGAAATTCTGTAGATGGTTCTAAACATTTGTTCATACTCATACTCCATCTTCATTGCAGTGCATTCATCATGGCTTGAGCATGCTTTAGCTCtgtaagaaaaataaataatgcgATGTAATCTCACATACGTAAAAGGTAAAGCAGTGTGTTATTTACCAGAGTGGTGTGTTAAGGACCAGGGTCAAAACATACCTGTCAACAGGACTCTAAATTTGTCTGCGGAAATGGACACAATTGTGGTCTCTGTGGAGCCCGACTCTGCACCTTGCGCCTGCAGTTTAAGCTGCACCGTTGGCTCGTTCACCTCCCTCATTTCACTTGAGCTTAGTGTGTAGTCAACCCTCCATGACACGGCTTCCAGACGTCCAACTGGAACACACCATAACTAGCAGCTCAAAATCCTGACTCAAAGAAGTGGCAAATATTTCAAGCTGGTTCAACTCTTACGTCTCAAGCTGGTCTCTATCAGTTTATCCTGCAGGGCCGTATGCTTGTCCTCATATGATTTACACAGGCCTGTGGTGTGCTCTGGGATATACAGAGACACAAGCAGGAGTAAATATCCATGATTCTGAGGTTAAAAACCCCCCAAAGATATCCGGAACCGTTTACCTTTTGGAAGGCCGAGCTGTTGCAGCTCACTTGAAAGTGAATCACTGTCCACATCATGTTTGGCAGCACTTGATAAAATGAAGCTCAGAACTGCAACACTGGCTTTGATATCACCACTTTCTGGAAAATCCAAAGACACCATTAACTCTCAAAGAATAAAGATGAAAAGATATACAAGAAATAAAAGCTACTTACCAAACTTTGCATCAGTAGTTAGCTTTGTGACTTTGTCATactgaaaggaagaaaaaacacGTTTATCTATTAGGCATTACTATTTCGTCTGCAACACTTAATGTAAACTGCAAGTCACACTTACATCGATGCCCTCTCCAAGAAGGTCTTTTAACACTTGAGCACAGAGGAGTTTCATCTTGACACTTGACTATggcaaagaaaaaaaggaatgaaaaaaataaaaataaccaaGCACAATATAGATCGAACACTCTTTCTCCAATAATACTTACTATTTTTGCCAATGTGCTAATTTCAGCGAGTACCCAATCTGGACAGTCTAAATCACCACAAAAACGGAACCGCTGAAAAAaccaatgacaaacattgtgaaTCTATAGCTAGATTTTGCAGTCTCCAGTCCACCAAGACTTCAGCGGGCTAGCAAATCAATTAGTTCGTCTAGCTAGGCTACAATAGTACAGTCAGTACAGCAGCAACACCCGATTCTTTCTTTTTGGGGGCTATATCTTCTAACATACTATAGTATGTTAAATCCAAATTATATTTTAAAGGTACAGAATATATAGAGCTAATGATGATTAGTAATATACACAATaagcagctacaattcacagtAACCGATTATTTTGCGAaatagatatatattttttaaagcttAGGCTTTTACCATTTTTACTCTGCCTGTCAGGTGACTTGTTAGCAACGATAATAGTACATCCGGGTCACGGTTTTTCAAAGTAAAGGCTCTGTTTTCATCTGATTCCACTGCCGCTCACATGTTTGTAACTTGCTCAAATTAATTCATACA of Osmerus mordax isolate fOsmMor3 chromosome 4, fOsmMor3.pri, whole genome shotgun sequence contains these proteins:
- the neil1 gene encoding endonuclease 8-like 1 isoform X4, with amino-acid sequence MPEGPELHLASLFVNRMCEGVVFTGSVKKSQVSKRPDVPFTSEAYRITAQSRGKEVRLTLTPIKSDDVKQSVKAGHSDQPMDIIFHFGMSGFFRFTPEDELPKHAHLQFYSNEKPSRVLSFVDARRFGGWQPNGTWQPDRGPCIMFEYETFRENVLTHLSDRAFDRPICETLLNQKYFNGIGNYLRAEILFRLNIQPFVKARTVLEGLLCKDKKAEETTKTEISDQAVKNAAVEPLDLLSLCHTVPLEVVKQGGKGYDPEKADYSVFEAWLQCYCMDGMKSIRDHNSRTIWFKGDPGPMAPKNSKSPKAKKRVKKEDNHDYATQKKVGEGVTKARTVEQETLTEKVKKEKVPEKQTGSKRQRIQNVLQKSGRVTRQSSK
- the commd4 gene encoding COMM domain-containing protein 4, translated to MRFRFCGDLDCPDWVLAEISTLAKISSVKMKLLCAQVLKDLLGEGIDYDKVTKLTTDAKFESGDIKASVAVLSFILSSAAKHDVDSDSLSSELQQLGLPKEHTTGLCKSYEDKHTALQDKLIETSLRLGRLEAVSWRVDYTLSSSEMREVNEPTVQLKLQAQGAESGSTETTIVSISADKFRVLLTELKHAQAMMNALQ
- the neil1 gene encoding endonuclease 8-like 1 isoform X3; the encoded protein is MPEGPELHLASLFVNRMCEGVVFTGSVKKSQVSKRPDVPFTSEAYRITAQSRGKEVRLTLTPIKSDDVKQSVKAGHSDQPMDIIFHFGMSGFFRFTPEDELPKHAHLQFYSNEKPSRVLSFVDARRFGGWQPNGTWQPDRGPCIMFEYETFRENVLTHLSDRAFDRPICETLLNQKYFNGIGNYLRAEILFRLNIQPFVKARTVLEGLLCKDKKAEETTKTEISDQAVKNAAVEPLDLLSLCHTVPLEVVKQGGKGYDPEKADYSVFEAWLQCYCMDGMKSIRDHNSRTIWFKGDPGPMAPKNSKSPKAKKRVKKEDNHDYATQKKVGEGVTKARTVEQETLTEKVKKEKVPEKQTGSKRQRIQNEEWTCDQTEQQIDYYM
- the neil1 gene encoding endonuclease 8-like 1 isoform X6; its protein translation is MPEGPELHLASLFVNRMCEGVVFTGSVKKSQVSKRPDVPFTSEAYRITAQSRGKEVRLTLTPIKSDDVKQSVKAGHSDQPMDIIFHFGMSGFFRFTPEDELPKHAHLQFYSNEKPSRVLSFVDARRFGGWQPNGTWQPDRGPCIMFEYETFRENVLTHLSDRAFDRPICETLLNQKYFNGIGNYLRAEILFRLNIQPFVKARTVLEGLLCKDKKAEETTKTEISDQAVKNAAVEPLDLLSLCHTVPLEVVKQGGKGYDPEKADYSVFEAWLQCYCMDGMKSIRDHNSRTIWFKGDPGPMAPKNSKSPKAKKRVKKEDNHDYATQKKGVTKARTVEQETLTEKVKKEKVPEKQTGSKRQRIQNVLQKSGRVTRQSSK